One genomic region from Torulaspora delbrueckii CBS 1146 chromosome 4, complete genome encodes:
- the TDEL0D05550 gene encoding uncharacterized protein (similar to Saccharomyces cerevisiae YGR127W; ancestral locus Anc_3.487), which translates to MCILIATSDHPKYDLVLVSNRDEYFARKASPASWTEDNFMLCPLDKGLDSSGEDLGTWIGANRDGKIGTVLNLKLFSDPRGRPAVCPESRGKIPVSFLSSRGANFKDWDTYDKFCHQFQGLEFTRDFNFFYGDCSIGDYRVIDSLGNTTKVLGKTNEKYIVVSNDIFQGESNKNRVWDKISLADQALHHLVREFNDTDEDKFIQECFGIASINPFHSKHDHGNYYMKAVELSMQTVFVPPLKTSCDDGLGASVPIGEYYGTRSQTVILVSKDRSHITYVERIIHDSDLDALQYSRDHYKEQKRYDFDLPR; encoded by the coding sequence aTGTGCATTTTAATTGCAACTAGTGATCATCCAAAGTATGATCTAGTACTAGTATCGAATCGTGATGaatactttgcaagaaaGGCTAGCCCAGCTAGCTGGACTGAGGATAATTTCATGCTTTGTCCCCTTGATAAAGGTTTAGATTCATCTGGAGAAGATCTTGGAACTTGGATCGGTGCGAATAGGGATGGCAAGATTGGTACAGTTCTGAACTTAAAGCTGTTTAGTGATCCAAGAGGTAGACCAGCGGTTTGCCCAGAGTCTAGAGGAAAGATTCCTGTCAGTTTCCTTTCAAGCCGGGGAGCTAACTTTAAAGACTGGGATACATATGATAAGTTCTGCCATCAATTCCAGGGCTTGGAGTTTACTCgtgatttcaattttttctATGGGGACTGTTCAATTGGGGACTATAGAGTTATAGATTCACTCGGTAATACCACCAAAGTGCTGGGTAAAACCAACGAAAAGTACATCGTTGTTTCAAACGACATATTTCAAGGCGAGTCCAACAAAAATAGGGTTTGGGATAAAATAAGTCTTGCCGATCAGGCACTTCACCATTTGGTTCGGGAGTTCAATGAcactgatgaagataaGTTTATCCAGGAATGTTTTGGCATAGCATCTATTAACCCTTTCCACTCAAAGCATGATCATGGAAATTATTACATGAAAGCTGTTGAGCTTTCTATGCAAACGGTTTTTGTTCCACCTTTAAAGACTTCTTGCGATGATGGTTTGGGAGCATCTGTCCCCATTGGAGAATACTATGGCACTAGGTCTCAAACAGTCATCCTCGTTAGCAAGGACCGATCACACATCACCTATGTTGAACGAATCATACATGATTCGGACTTGGATGCCCTTCAATACAGTAGGGATCATTACAAAGAACAGAAAAGGTACGATTTCGATTTGCCACGTTAA
- the FHN1 gene encoding Fhn1p (similar to Saccharomyces cerevisiae YGR131W and NCE102 (YPR149W); ancestral locus Anc_3.493) translates to MLAIVDNALRLVNFAFLVILLGLVGELISSEDGHSSRVNFCMFAAAFGIVTDSFYGILANIWEVFAWPVILFALDFLNFAFTFSAATALAVGIRTHSCKNQDYLDSNNITQGSTQRCRLAQASVAFFYFSFFIFLAKMIMSLIGIITNGPFSSRTTLTSRRRKSAQVGVPTISQV, encoded by the coding sequence ATGCTAGCTATTGTGGATAACGCTCTGCGTTTGGTTAATTTTGCCTTTTTGGTCATCTTGCTTGGGCTCGTCGGTGAGCTTATCAGTTCTGAAGATGGCCATAGTTCGCGTGTAAACTTCTGTATGTTTGCAGCAGCTTTTGGTATTGTTACAGACTCATTCTATGGTATTTTGGCCAACATTTGGGAAGTGTTTGCTTGGCCAGTGATTTTGTTTGCTTTagattttttgaattttgcTTTCACTTTCTCGGCAGCAACTGCATTGGCGGTTGGTATCCGTACTCATTCCTGTAAGAACCAAGATTATTTGGATTCCAACAACATCACTCAAGGTTCTACTCAACGTTGTCGTTTGGCACAGGCTTCTGTTGCGTTCTTTTacttttctttcttcatctttttggCAAAGATGATCATGTCATTGATTGGAATAATTACTAATGGTCCATTCTCGTCTAGGACTACTCTAACTTCTCGCAGAAGAAAGAGTGCTCAAGTTGGTGTTCCTACGATCTCCCAGGTTTGA
- the SYF2 gene encoding Syf2p (similar to Saccharomyces cerevisiae SYF2 (YGR129W); ancestral locus Anc_3.490), protein MDLESIENRFKDLKKRSVDVAIQIRKIAEREAKDESLVGKPKIYSMEDTNEMGTRPVDSSERRRLKLMNYSMREYEEWDKKQKGKEVKRGGANVQELAKYSYEKDLSRSKQNNGNRVVKISTDAKTNRLQVKDDEKLVNKLANDLKKTTRERFLARKKDMEKADARATPGGYINEKNKQFNLKLDRQMKETER, encoded by the coding sequence ATGGACTTAGAGAGTATCGAGAACCGGTTCAAAGATCTTAAGAAGAGGAGCGTCGATGTGGCCATACAGATCAGAAAAATTGCAGAAAGAGAAGCTAAGGATGAATCTTTGGTAGGTAAACCTAAGATATATAGCATGGAAGATACGAACGAAATGGGCACGAGACCAGTGGATAGTTCTGAGAGGCGACgtttgaagttgatgaacTATAGCATGCGAGAATACGAAGAATGGGACAAGAAACAAAAGGGCAAGGAAGTTAAGAGAGGAGGTGCTAATGTACAGGAGCTAGCTAAATACTCTTACGAGAAGGATTTGAGTAGAAGTAAACAAAATAACGGGAATCGCGTGGTTAAAATATCAACGGATGCCAAGACGAATCGCTTGCAAgtgaaagatgatgagaagcTGGTTAATAAACTCGCGAATGATTTAAAGAAGACTACAAGGGAGCGATTTCTGGCAAGAAAAAAGGATATGGAGAAGGCAGATGCACGAGCTACCCCTGGTGGGTACATtaatgaaaagaataaacAGTTTAATCTTAAGCTAGATAGGCAAATGAAGGAAACGGAGCGTTAA
- the PEX4 gene encoding E2 ubiquitin-protein ligase peroxin 4 (similar to Saccharomyces cerevisiae PEX4 (YGR133W); ancestral locus Anc_3.495) — translation MARIAREYKHIQATLGSESSLVVSLEPIDGDLSRWAGEIRGPTGTPYEGHTFSLRLVLGDRYPTTPPQVTFARRSMPHCNVNYETGSICLNILTPEHWSPAWDLLHVLEAIIQLLSDPEPDSPLDIDLANILRAQDRSAYYGLVNYYLQS, via the coding sequence ATGGCCAGAATAGCCAGAGAATACAAGCACATCCAGGCCACTTTAGGAAGTGAATCGAGTCTTGTGGTGTCTTTGGAGCCTATAGATGGTGATTTATCGCGTTGGGCTGGCGAGATAAGAGGTCCCACAGGCACACCTTATGAAGGTCATACGTTCTCACTTAGGCTGGTTTTAGGTGACAGGTATCCTACTACTCCTCCTCAAGTAACCTTCGCCCGTCGATCAATGCCCCATTGTAATGTTAATTACGAAACTGGTAGCATTTGTCTAAATATTTTGACTCCAGAGCATTGGTCACCGGCATGGGACCTGCTACACGTCCTGGAAGCTATAATACAACTACTCAGTGATCCTGAACCAGATTCACCACTGGACATTGATCTGGCCAACATCCTTCGAGCACAGGACCGCTCAGCGTACTACGGACTCGTGAATTACTACCTCCAAAGTTAA
- the PHB1 gene encoding prohibitin subunit PHB1 (similar to Saccharomyces cerevisiae PHB1 (YGR132C); ancestral locus Anc_3.494), whose protein sequence is MSRLVENLARVAIPLGIVVSGVQYSMYDVRGGSRAVIFDRLSGVQKQVVGEGTHFLVPWLQKAIVYDIRTKPKGIATNTGTKDMQMVSLTLRVLHRPDVLQLPRIYQNLGLDYDERVLPSIGNEVLKAIVAQFDAAELITQRELVSQRIRDELSHRASEFGIRLEDVSITHMTFGPEFTKAVEQKQIAQQDAERAKFLVEKAEQVRKASVIRAEGEAESAEYISKALARAGDGLLLIRRLEASKEIAQTLAASSNITYLPGKAHGNTEGSQNSLLLNIR, encoded by the coding sequence ATGTCAAGACTAGTAGAGAACCTTGCCAGAGTGGCTATCCCACTGGGGATTGTAGTGAGTGGAGTACAATATTCAATGTACGATGTGAGAGGTGGTTCTCGCGCAGTTATATTCGATCGTTTGAGTGGTGTTCAGAAACAAGTCGTCGGTGAGGGGACTCATTTCCTAGTTCCATGGTTGCAAAAGGCTATAGTGTATGATATCCGTACCAAACCCAAGGGAATCGCTACGAACACTGGTACAAAGGATATGCAAATGGTCTCGCTTACATTGAGAGTCTTGCACAGACCCGATGTGTTGCAATTACCCCGTATATACCAAAATTTGGGGTTGGACTACGATGAGAGAGTTTTGCCTTCTATTGGGAATGAAGTCTTGAAAGCTATTGTGGCTCAATTTGACGCAGCAGAACTGATTACACAACGTGAGCTTGTATCACAGAGAATCCGTGACGAACTATCGCACAGAGCTTCAGAATTCGGTATTAGACTCGAAGATGTTTCGATCACGCACATGACATTTGGTCCTGAATTCACCAAGGCTGTTGAACAGAAACAGATTGCACAGCAGGACGCCGAAAGGGCCAAATTCCTAGTTGAAAAGGCAGAACAAGTGCGTAAGGCATCAGTGATCCGTGCTGAAGGTGAAGCCGAATCAGCAGAGTACATTTCCAAAGCACTTGCCCGTGCAGGAGATGGTTTGCTACTAATCCGTAGATTggaagcttcaaaagagatTGCTCAAACCCTGGCAGCCTCTTCAAACATCACCTATCTTCCTGGCAAGGCCCATGGCAATACAGAGGGCTCTCAGAATTCACTTCTACTGAATATTCGCTAG
- the TDEL0D05590 gene encoding uncharacterized protein (similar to Saccharomyces cerevisiae YPR148C; ancestral locus Anc_3.491) encodes MSGYLSNFSLNKITDTLANAAHKTQDTLNSAIANVSDPQAKLSLKARTRYLQETLGTIDDKSKLPPQYQSLEKKSDALEKCCKRILLVTRTFEVEGYDYPPNLTESISDWWSLNKDGWFGTKKPEKTKNDSSDGSDAFLPRSFSQAISKAANDCNSVFTNLQEHGDEDEEDEDVSNVAKMFDSWSKCYKNIDEGKHEMDSMIRKEFNTKLEKIINEDFKKVHASRKKVEESRLKFDTVRYEIKLKETENAKKSTETDEASKDETKTEEEPPKTSEEDKLLEELEDEFVSNTTAAVEIMGEVTESAEILGLAKLFQNFQLVYFRQCVQEVEASLKILGALESDDN; translated from the coding sequence ATGTCTGGTTATCTATCGAACTTCtcattgaacaagatcaCAGATACACTTGCCAATGCGGCTCATAAGACTCAGGATACTTTAAATTCTGCAATCGCTAACGTTAGTGATCCACAAGCAAAGTTATCCTTAAAGGCACGTACTAGGTATTTGCAAGAAACGTTGGGGACTATCGATGATAAAAGTAAATTACCTCCACAATACCAatctttggagaagaagTCGGATGCTTTGGAGAAATGTTGCAAGAGAATACTATTAGTGAcaagaacttttgaagttgaaggtTATGATTATCCACCCAACTTAACTGAATCAATCTCTGATTGGTGGTCCTTAAACAAGGACGGGTGGTTTGGTACAAAGAAACCGGAAAAAACGAAGAATGATTCATCCGATGGTTCTGATGCATTCTTACCTAGATCATTTTCTCAGGCTATTTCAAAGGCCGCTAACGATTGTAATTCAGTCTTTACCAATTTACAAGAAcatggtgatgaagatgaagaagatgaagatgtttcAAATGTAGCCAAGATGTTTGATTCATGGTCGAAATGCTATAAAAATATCGACGAAGGTAAACATGAGATGGACTCGATGATTCGTAAGGAATTTAACACgaaattggaaaagatcattaaCGAGGACTTCAAAAAGGTTCATGCTTCACGTAAGAAAGtggaagaatcaagattGAAATTCGATACAGTTCGTTATGAGAttaaattgaaagaaactgaaaaTGCTAAGAAATCCACAGAGACCGATGAAGCATCAAAGGATGAAACGAAGACGGAGGAAGAACCTCCTAAAACTTCGGAAGAGGATAAACTATTGGAGGAACTGGAAGACGAATTTGTCTCTAACACAACTGCTGCTGTCGAGATAATGGGTGAGGTAACAGAGAGTGCCGAGATCCTGGGCTTAGCCAAActattccaaaatttccaaTTAGTATACTTCAGGCAATGtgttcaagaagttgaagcaaGTTTGAAGATCCTTGGTGCACTCGAGAGCGACGACAATTAA
- the TDEL0D05540 gene encoding uncharacterized protein (similar to Saccharomyces cerevisiae YGR126W; ancestral locus Anc_3.486), which yields MAPGTTTKLDDASNQFDEVSSFSSIDSYQPQPFTGQEELPQEKNPDSSSRRSSKSGTTLNHQDSNTIEKEVTHNAMNGTSETAKSLQQAGLDTEKKAIPDINGPITGNADTSQFPEEYRIETQTGLVKLKTLNDLSRSDTRVSIGSDGKISRKSSGPGTIDSKIEPKPDTAKAEQEAAQNAENLEHAIEKNKHRIEKFEKHRHEKGLKGFVHRLFD from the coding sequence ATGGCGCCTGGAACAACTACTAAACTTGACGATGCTAGCAATCAATTTGACGAGGTTTCATCCTTTTCCTCAATCGATTCCTATCAACCCCAACCCTTTACTgggcaagaagaattaccaCAAGAGAAGAATCCTGATTCCAGCTCtcgaagaagcagcaaGAGTGGTACCACTTTAAACCATCAAGATTCCAATACTATTGAAAAAGAAGTTACACATAATGCTATGAATGGTACCTCAGAGACTGCCAAGTCGTTACAGCAAGCCGGCTTAGATACAGAAAAAAAAGCCATACCTGACATAAATGGCCCAATAACAGGCAACGCTGACACTTCACAATTTCCAGAAGAGTATAGAATAGAAACGCAGACTGGGTtggtgaaattgaagacaCTGAACGATCTTAGCCGGAGCGATACCAGAGTATCCATTGGAAGTGATGgcaagatttcaagaaagagcagCGGACCAGGAACAATAGACAGTAAAATTGAGCCAAAACCGGATACAGCGAAAGCAGAGCAGGAAGCTGCTCAAAACGCTGAGAATTTAGAGCatgccattgaaaagaacaagcaCAGAATCgaaaaattcgaaaagCATAGGCATGAAAAAGGACTCAAGGGATTCGTCCATAGATTATTCGATTGA
- the UTP8 gene encoding Utp8p (similar to Saccharomyces cerevisiae UTP8 (YGR128C); ancestral locus Anc_3.489), which produces MPSLSQSFKLAVLPRVASLSNFAFQTNFLQVADDIEPTSNRITIGISESAISQYVLNPTPKLVLSIPIPSTNIVTACDVARSDEQEIWCYALQAGKVCTLNVASKVSHAENGVNSDDVLKVKVDDQAVGVHVNGKDKTIVVVLKNGLIQFYDFQLKLLHSLDVSYSDVSVTKFFTEGANDFLFILCSLPEDKVCFKLFELSLPNYNQVPIKELSSIILEDFSLATSKICYQSGRLYRLIGHEVLVYALPQCQLVQAVTLPMVQGADVISMKPISSNRILVTADNKIYLLNLTHNSILFQRELTHLKSFQLLKSAVIDSRVSSSLPNQKTFVIGVGTKHGKNPTSSLEIVNVDVGTGTLKDSLGKGFTVSNEPISQVLKPLFSDEDNEAEDEDNKFEHFDFNQIYQHLEKNKQSISSFDRIFLRELNIKREHYTELDRFICDRQFLSNVVHLILQNFQEEYPKALTFLLTHPLFPVDCTPKLLSRLREHPRLFKQAIVTCPNLPLQELLSELFSIENGELSLDISLRILQDYTTDMIKQEVRKLNKIDVQNFIEFVISSNDENAIRSSHQLFQLLSLVLDSIGLFALDGVLLDRLADYIQERVAIAERNSKLCHLLDDKQNSRGFAKSGAGSVGSTREAVPKYTVEYLDL; this is translated from the coding sequence ATGCCGTCTCTTTCGCAATCATTCAAGCTGGCAGTGCTACCCCGAGTAGCTTCTCTGTCAAATTTTGCGTTTCAAACGAATTTTTTACAGGTAGCCGATGACATTGAACCAACTTCCAATAGAATCACCATCGGTATTTCGGAGTCTGCGATCTCTCAATATGTGTTGAACCCTACGCCAAAACTTGTTTTAAGTATTCCTATCCCTTCTACCAACATTGTGACCGCCTGTGATGTGGCTAGATCGGACGAACAAGAGATTTGGTGTTATGCCTTGCAAGCTGGTAAAGTCTGTACTCTAAATGTTGCTAGTAAAGTGAGCCATGCAGAAAATGGTGTGAATTCTGATGATGTTCTCAAAGTTAAGGTCGATGATCAAGCTGTTGGTGTTCATGTAAATGGTAAGGATAAAACTATTGTCGTTGTACTAAAAAATGGATTGATCCAGTTTTATGATTTCCagttgaaacttttgcATTCGTTGGATGTCTCCTACAGCGACGTCAGTGTCACTAAGTTCTTCACTGAGGGCGCCAATGactttcttttcatcttgtGCAGTTTACCAGAGGACAAAGTGTGTTTTAAGCTGTTTGAGTTATCTCTACCAAACTACAATCAGGTTCCTATCAAGGAATTAAGCTCCATTATTCTCGAAGATTTTTCTTTAGCGACTTCAAAAATATGTTATCAGTCCGGTAGGCTCTATAGGCTCATCGGCCATGAAGTGCTTGTCTACGCATTGCCACAATGTCAATTGGTACAAGCTGTAACACTGCCCATGGTACAGGGTGCTGATGTAATTTCGATGAAACCAATTTCGTCGAATAGAATTTTGGTTACGGCTGACAACAAGATTTACCTGCTGAATTTGACGCACAACTCtattcttttccaaagagaaCTGACCCacttgaaaagtttccaaCTACTAAAATCAGCCGTCATAGACTCACGAGTCTCATCGTCACTACCAAACCAAAAGACGTTTGTCATTGGTGTTGGTACGAAGCATGGGAAAAACCCCACATCTTCACTGGAAATTGTTAATGTAGACGTTGGTACAGGAACTCTTAAGGACTCGCTGGGGAAAGGATTCACCGTCTCTAACGAGCCTATTTCACAAGTGCTAAAGCCACTTttcagtgatgaagataatgaagctgaggatgaagataaCAAATTTGAGCATTTCGACTTCAACCAAATTTACCAgcatttggagaaaaatAAGCAAAGCATTTCCAGCTTCGATCGCATTTTTCTACGTGAGCTAAATATTAAAAGAGAACATTATACTGAGCTAGACAGATTTATCTGCGATCGTCAGTTTTTGAGCAATGTTGTACATTTAATCCTCCAAAACTTTCAGGAGGAATACCCAAAGGCTCTCACGTTTCTACTCACTCATCCATTATTCCCAGTTGACTGCACTCCCAAGCTCTTATCAAGATTGAGAGAACACCCACGGTTGTTCAAACAAGCAATCGTGACATGCCCTAACCTACCTTTGCAAGAGCTCCTCTCAGAACTTTTCTCCATCGAAAATGGTGAGCTTTCTCTAGATATCTCATTGAGAATTTTACAGGATTACACTACAGATATGATCAAGCAAGAGGTGAGAAAACTCAACAAGATAGACGTTCAGAATTTCATTGAATTCGTAATATCTTCTAATGATGAGAATGCCATACGAAGCAGTCATCAATTATTTCAGCTCCTCTCTTTGGTCCTAGACTCTATTGGTCTCTTTGCCCTCGACGGAGTTCTGCTTGATCGTTTGGCAGACTACAtccaagaaagagttgCCATCGCTGAAAGAAACAGCAAACTATGCCATCTGCTTGATGATAAACAGAATTCTCGTGGCTTTGCCAAGTCAGGAGCTGGCTCTGTGGGATCAACAAGAGAAGCAGTTCCCAAATACACCGTCGAATACCTCGATCTGTGA
- the TDEL0D05560 gene encoding bifunctional triacylglycerol lipase/ester hydrolase (similar to Saccharomyces cerevisiae YPR147C; ancestral locus Anc_3.488) encodes MAAREYIKCAYPTSIVHFKSISIRGKSECPLFVWIPGNPGLIEYYEEFLMLIHRQHPEWEVLGISHAGMSTASVSKSEKSERNDVYSLKQQIDHKLEIIKDFSSTNRPLIIMGHSVGAYMVQHIVLSDKLVGKVAKMGLLTPTILDIHTSKKGVVLTKVLYWLKDLPQLAGWFSSLLFGFFLPSFILRILLSFFMGCHRNSSGVLTTTVLLENGEFVKQALGLSVYEMEEIRSDWAFQRRLIVHCNERGISTWLLFSDSDHWVADTTREDLIKFYRDHYRADKIKIHTCKIPHSFVLNHSKYLISEYFEDS; translated from the coding sequence ATGGCTGCTAGGGAATATATCAAGTGTGCTTATCCGACATCAATTGTACATTTTAAAAGTATTAGTATCAGAGGAAAGTCTGAATGTCCCTTGTTCGTTTGGATACCTGGGAATCCGGGCTTGATAGAATACtatgaagagtttttgatgCTAATACACCGTCAGCATCCAGAATGGGAAGTCTTGGGCATATCCCACGCTGGAATGAGCACAGCGAGCGTTTCTAAGAGCGAGAAGAGTGAACGTAACGATGTATATTCATTGAAGCAACAGATTGACCATAAGCTCGAGATTATCAAAGACTTTTCATCGACGAACAGACCTCTGATCATCATGGGGCATTCTGTAGGTGCTTATATGGTCCAACATATTGTTCTTTCCGATAAACTAGTGGGTAAAGTAGCCAAGATGGGGCTGTTGACTCCTACTATACTTGATATACACACTTCAAAGAAGGGAGTTGTGCTTACAAAAGTGTTATATTGGCTCAAGGATCTGCCCCAGCTGGCCGGATGGTTTAGCAGCCTCTTATTCGGTTTTTTTCTGCCGTCCTTCATCCTTAGGATACTACTTTCGTTCTTCATGGGCTGTCATAGGAATAGTAGCGGTGTTCTAACTACTACGGTACTTTTGGAGAACGGCGAATTTGTTAAACAAGCATTGGGGTTATCGGTGTACgaaatggaagaaattaGAAGTGATTGGGCTTTCCAAAGAAGGCTGATTGTTCATTGCAACGAGCGAGGAATATCCACATGGCTACTGTTTAGTGACTCTGATCATTGGGTTGCTGACACAACCAGGGAAGATTTAATCAAGTTTTACAGGGACCATTACAGAGCGGATAAGATTAAAATCCATACTTGCAAGATTCCACACTCATTTGTTTTGAATCATTCCAAATACTTAATAAGCGAATACTTTGAGGATAGTTAA
- the TDEL0D05600 gene encoding uncharacterized protein (similar to Saccharomyces cerevisiae YGR130C; ancestral locus Anc_3.492) produces the protein MFKQKRSDPFAQYWAGDQAKDVEEQQKKKKEEEDVGERDYVSPFRDEQEVLSAQRRRTQRFPTTSAASAYVNARPEELGYKKIGAGEKRAKDISFPVYLEEIEKKQLELLRELEVKEAHLRYLKDCQVVTEVKEKEKEKEKEQPKVEDEADEYEAEEEADEEADANVGESKAAASETEPAADFKPIVPDVSEPVVPAVSEPAEHEPEVSEPVLAADSEPVVAAVSEPVVPAVSEPAGREPEASEPVVSKTSLEVTTEVEPAEVSKPTAKPADEPETEEVEGEKLIEDGVETPESPEKTEKTEKTEKPLPDPRSVPMVALPAAPRAFLDKIFKSPPAPVPNPPATPENPEHVVKTKDGYLTKVIYDKITLQDRQHNEWIAKYKKDEQQKFDDKRAESNRKINSLRAQIKEIKNEMAQLRSDTDAKIEVSENELTRKFFEMTQVHIQKKNQVFKDTEVIKSQKLSEKDSVLDKQGEVQKEIDELNIEKEKVEEECQKWTKDIEELSARIDAKVADLEEVNVKQKNTQEEINKLQQQKVDILDQIEKNNLTHAENEKVIEGAKNKTYLPKLNEVDNQISVLLGQLTTIRQHCANERTELSAITKKLDKERLEHEEKLKLEAENRRRKEEDLLGKQRKELEAKAQEAREKHEQEMQKLKTDYTQLEGKFKREQQQKKDALAFAHEPTKDDSLYEYGTEEEILTV, from the coding sequence ATGTTCAAGCAGAAACGTTCAGACCCTTTTGCACAGTACTGGGCCGGGGATCAGGCCAAGGATGTAGAGGAgcagcagaagaagaagaaggaggaagaagatgtggGTGAGAGGGATTATGTATCTCCCTTTAGAGATGAGCAGGAGGTTTTAAGTGCGCAAAGGAGGAGGACTCAGAGATTTCCTACGACAAGTGCTGCGTCGGCTTATGTGAATGCTAGGCCTGAAGAGTTGGGTTATAAGAAGATTGGTGCTGGAGAAAAGAGGGCAAAGGATATTTCGTTCCCTGTTTATTTGGAGGAAattgagaagaagcagtTGGAGTTGCTTAGAGAGTTGGAGGTGAAAGAGGCGCACTTGAGGTATTTGAAGGATTGTCAGGTTGTTACTGAGGTGAAGGAAaaggagaaggagaaggagaaggagCAGCCAAAGGTGGAGGATGAGGCAGACGAGTATGaagcagaggaagaggcagatgaagaggcaGATGCCAATGTTGGTGAATCGAAAGCTGCTGCTTCTGAAACTGAACCTGCCGCTGATTTTAAACCTATTGTTCCTGATGTATCGGAACCTGTTGTACCAGCTGTCTCGGAACCCGCTGAGCACGAGCCAGAGGTCTCCGAACCTGTTCTAGCTGCTGATTCCGAACCTGTCGTAGCTGCTGTCTCGGAACCTGTTGTTCCTGCTGTCTCGGAACCTGCTGGGCGTGAGCCAGAGGCCTCGGAACCGGTCGTGTCTAAAACCTCGCTAGAAGTCACCACCGAAGTGGAACCTGCTGAAGTCTCTAAACCAACAGCAAAGCCAGCAGATGAGCCGGAAACAGAAGAAGTAGAGGGCGAGAAACTCATCGAAGATGGCGTAGAGACCCCTGAGTCCCCCGAAAAAACAGAAAAGACTGAAAAGACTGAAAAGCCTTTGCCAGACCCTCGGTCCGTGCCAATGGTTGCCCTTCCGGCTGCTCCTAGGGCGTTCcttgacaaaatctttaaatctCCTCCTGCACCTGTGCCCAACCCTCCTGCTACACCCGAGAACCCTGAACATGTTGTCAAGACTAAGGATGGTTACCTGACAAAAGTAATTTACGACAAGATCACCTTGCAAGATCGTCAACATAACGAATGGATTGCTAAGTACAAGAAAGATGAGCAGCAGAAATTCGATGACAAACGTGCGGAATCTAATCGTAAGATCAATTCGCTAAGAGCGCAAATCAAGGAAATCAAGAACGAAATGGCACAACTAAGAAGCGATACAGACGCAAAGATTGAAGTCAGTGAAAATGAACTCACTCGAAAGTTTTTCGAAATGACTCAAGTACacattcaaaagaagaatcaagtCTTTAAGGATACAGAGGTGATCAAATCGCAAAAACTGTCGGAAAAGGATTCCGTATTGGACAAACAAGGTGAAGTGCAAAAAGagatcgatgaattgaatattgagaaggaaaaggttgaagaagagtgTCAGAAATGGACCAaagacattgaagagttgtCTGCACGTATCGATGCGAAAGTCGCTGATCTAGAAGAAGTCAATGTAAAGCAAAAGAATACTCAGGAAGAAATTAACAAGTTGCAACAGCAAAAAGTTGACatccttgatcaaattgaaaagaataatttgACACATGCAGAAAACGAAAAGGTTATTGAGGGCGCTAAGAACAAGACTTACTTGCCAAAACTGAATGAAGTTGATAATCAGATTTCTGTCTTACTCGGTCAATTAACTACTATCAGGCAACATTGTGCAAACGAAAGAACTGAACTCTCGGCCATTACAAAGAAACTCGACAAGGAACGTCTGGAACATgaggaaaaattgaaattggaagctgaGAATCGTAGACGcaaggaagaagatcttcttggtAAACAACGTAAAGAGCTTGAAGCCAAGGCCCAGGAAGCAAGGGAAAAACATGAGCAAGAaatgcaaaaattgaagacaGATTACACACAACTAGAGGGCAAGTTCAAACgtgaacaacaacaaaagaAGGACGCTTTAGCATTCGCCCACGAACCTACAAAAGATGATTCACTTTACGAATACGGtacagaagaagagatcttgaCCGTTTAA